In the Astatotilapia calliptera chromosome 5, fAstCal1.2, whole genome shotgun sequence genome, one interval contains:
- the tarbp2 gene encoding RISC-loading complex subunit tarbp2 — MNDETASDSWKRNSGCSSIEQMLAVNPGKTPISLLQEYGTRIGKTPVYDLLKAEGQAHQPNFTFRVSVGEISCTGQGPSKKAAKHKAAEAALKMLKGGLGGPAGVGIGVDGFIGVDVSTDADGAQSEMKTTGTSQQSECNPVGALQELVVQKGWRLPEYTVTQESGPAHRKEFTMTCRVERFVEIGSGTSKKLAKRNAAAKMLSRIHDVPVDMRTSNDPDAEDDTFTMNMGSRAESGKSKGFSCTWDSLRNSAGEKILQLRSHPLGMPSDSNFCSLLSELSLEQRFDVSYLDLEERSLSGLRQCLVELSTQPITVCHGFAPNIDGARANAAHNALQYLKIMAGGK, encoded by the exons ATGAACGACGAGACAGCATCGGACAGCTGGAAGAGAAACTCCGGGTGCTCCAG TATTGAGCAAATGCTGGCTGTGAATCCCGGAAAGACGCCCATCAGTCTGCTGCAGGAGTATGGAACGCGGATAGGCAAGACCCCAGTGTATGACCTGCTGAAGGCCGAGGGACAGGCCCACCAGCCCAACTTCACGTTCCGCGTCTCCGTTGGAGAGATCAGCTGCACCGGCCAGGGGCCCAGCAAGAAGGCAGCCAAGCACAAAGCAGCTGAGGCTGCTCTGAAGATGCTAAAGGGAGGCCTCGGAGGTCCTGCTGGAGTTGGTATTGGAGTAGACGGGTTTATTGGGGTTGATGTGTCTACTGATGCAGATGG TGCCCAGTCAGAGATGAAGACCACAGGCACTTCACAGCAGTCTGAATGCAACCCTGTAGGGGCTCTGCAG GAGCTGGTGGTGCAGAAAGGATGGCGTTTGCCAGAGTACACGGTCACTCAAGAGTCTGGTCCAGCACATCGCAAAGAGTTCACCATGACCTGCAGAGTGGAGAGATTTGTAGAAATCG gAAGTGGTACATCTAAGAAGCTAGCCAAGAGAAACGCAGCAGCTAAGATGTTGTCACGCATACATGATGTCCCCGTAGATATGAGGACCAGCAATGATCCTGATGCCGAAGATGATACATTTACTATG AACATGGGCAGCAGAGCGGAGTCGGGTAAAAGTAAAGGCTTCAGCTGCACGTGGGATTCTCTGCGTAACTCTGCCGGTGAGAAGATCCTCCAACTCCGCAGCCACCCTCTGGGCATGCCCTCTGATTCCAACTTCTGCTCTTTGCTGAGTGAACTGTCTCTGGAGCAGCGCTTTGATGTCAGCTACCTGGACCTTG AGGAGCGCAGTCTCAGCGGCCTGCGTCAGTGTCTCGTGGAGCTCTCCACGCAGCCAATCACCGTGTGTCACGGCTTCGCCCCAAACATAGATGGTGCCCGAGCCAACGCAGCCCACAATGCACTGCAGTACCTCAAAATCATGGCAGGAGGGAAATGA
- the sp7 gene encoding transcription factor Sp7 isoform X2, whose translation MAASILEEDARYGSSPLAMLTATCNKFGSTSPVRDSATPGKTASTSPVKKPYNMTSDLQTAKNGRTTDSSGLADSYTGSFTSAGGGGGGGLLTPTGSPPPSAGGYTTEYNPFSHSFQTSVSQDPSLLVSKAHATADCLTSVYTSLDMTHPYGSWYKAGIHPGITAAPANATSSWWDVHPNSNWLSATQPQADGGLQASLQPVAPQASLSPQLPSYSTDFTPLNPAPYPSVGLGSSSHLLQPSQHMLPQDMYKPKPVPSAGLIENPMGLKPARGSGGYSGGATPTRSSCDCPNCQELERLGASAASLRKKPVHSCHIPGCGKVYGKASHLKAHLRWHTGERPFVCNWLFCGKRFTRSDELERHVRTHTREKKFTCLLCNKRFTRSDHLSKHQKTHADSAMQGKAVAVEGDADSRSEETTELNSSAVPTNPVADQITNGDEKTGTPNGVENSSGLLEI comes from the exons ATGGCCGCATCTATTCTGGAG GAAGACGCACGCTATGGCTCCAGTCCTCTGGCTATGTTAACAGCTACCTGCAACAAGTTTGGCAGCACCAGCCCTGTCAGGGATTCAGCTACACCCGGTAAGACTGCCAGCACCTCTCCAGTAAAGAAGCCCTAcaacatgacctctgaccttcagaCAGCCAAGAACGGGCGGACCACAGACAGCAGTGGCCTGGCAGACTCCTACACTGGCTCCTTCActtcagctggaggaggaggaggtggcggGCTGCTTACACCCACTGGAAGTCCCCCTCCTTCAGCCGGAGGCTACACTACAGAATATAACCCTTTCTCTCACTCCTTCCAGACTTCGGTCTCACAGGACCCGTCTCTTTTAGTGTCCAAGGCCCATGCTACAGCCGATTGTCTCACCAGTGTGTATACTTCGCTGGATATGACACACCCCTATGGCTCGTGGTATAAGGCTGGTATCCACCCTGGCATAACTGCTGCTCCAGCTAATGCTACATCTTCCTGGTGGGATGTCCATCCCAACTCCAACTGGCTGTCAGCAACCCAGCCCCAAGCAGATGGAGGTCTGCAGGCCTCCCTGCAGCCTGTGGCACCACAGGCATCCCTTAGCCCACAGCTGCCCAGTTACAGCACCGATTTTACACCACTTAACCCAGCTCCTTACCCCTCCGTGGGACTGGGCTCCTCCTCACATCTCCTCCAACCTTCCCAGCACATGCTGCCCCAGGACATGTACAAGCCCAAACCTGTGCCAAGTGCAGGGCTAATTGAGAATCCCATGGGCCTAAAGCCTGCTAGGGGATCAGGGGGCTACAGCGGAGGGGCTACACCCACCCGGTCTTCATGCGACTGCCCCAACTGCCAGGAGCTGGAGAGGCTGGGAGCCTCTGCTGCATCCCTGAGGAAGAAACCAGTGCACAGCTGCCACATCCCGGGCTGTGGGAAAGTCTACGGCAAGGCCTCCCACCTGAAAGCCCACCTGCGCTGGCACACCGGCGAACGGCCCTTTGTTTGCAACTGGCTGTTCTGCGGGAAACGTTTCACCCGCTCTGATGAACTGGAGAGGCATGTGCGCACCCACACGCGGGAGAAGAAGTTCACCTGTCTACTGTGCAACAAGCGTTTCACACGCAGCGACCACCTCTCAAAGCATCAGAAGACCCACGCAGATTCTGCAATGCAGGGCAAAGCTGTAGCTGTGGAGGGAGACGCAGATTCTCGGAGTGAAGAGACCACAGAGCTCAACTCCAGCGCTGTACCTACCAATCCTGTCGCTGACCAAATCACCAACGGAGATGAGAAGACTGGCACGCCTAACGGGGTGGAGAACAGCAGTGGATTGTTGGAGATCTGA
- the sp7 gene encoding transcription factor Sp7 isoform X1, with the protein MAASILEVGNVIEDARYGSSPLAMLTATCNKFGSTSPVRDSATPGKTASTSPVKKPYNMTSDLQTAKNGRTTDSSGLADSYTGSFTSAGGGGGGGLLTPTGSPPPSAGGYTTEYNPFSHSFQTSVSQDPSLLVSKAHATADCLTSVYTSLDMTHPYGSWYKAGIHPGITAAPANATSSWWDVHPNSNWLSATQPQADGGLQASLQPVAPQASLSPQLPSYSTDFTPLNPAPYPSVGLGSSSHLLQPSQHMLPQDMYKPKPVPSAGLIENPMGLKPARGSGGYSGGATPTRSSCDCPNCQELERLGASAASLRKKPVHSCHIPGCGKVYGKASHLKAHLRWHTGERPFVCNWLFCGKRFTRSDELERHVRTHTREKKFTCLLCNKRFTRSDHLSKHQKTHADSAMQGKAVAVEGDADSRSEETTELNSSAVPTNPVADQITNGDEKTGTPNGVENSSGLLEI; encoded by the exons ATGGCCGCATCTATTCTGGAGGTAGGGAATGTAATT GAAGACGCACGCTATGGCTCCAGTCCTCTGGCTATGTTAACAGCTACCTGCAACAAGTTTGGCAGCACCAGCCCTGTCAGGGATTCAGCTACACCCGGTAAGACTGCCAGCACCTCTCCAGTAAAGAAGCCCTAcaacatgacctctgaccttcagaCAGCCAAGAACGGGCGGACCACAGACAGCAGTGGCCTGGCAGACTCCTACACTGGCTCCTTCActtcagctggaggaggaggaggtggcggGCTGCTTACACCCACTGGAAGTCCCCCTCCTTCAGCCGGAGGCTACACTACAGAATATAACCCTTTCTCTCACTCCTTCCAGACTTCGGTCTCACAGGACCCGTCTCTTTTAGTGTCCAAGGCCCATGCTACAGCCGATTGTCTCACCAGTGTGTATACTTCGCTGGATATGACACACCCCTATGGCTCGTGGTATAAGGCTGGTATCCACCCTGGCATAACTGCTGCTCCAGCTAATGCTACATCTTCCTGGTGGGATGTCCATCCCAACTCCAACTGGCTGTCAGCAACCCAGCCCCAAGCAGATGGAGGTCTGCAGGCCTCCCTGCAGCCTGTGGCACCACAGGCATCCCTTAGCCCACAGCTGCCCAGTTACAGCACCGATTTTACACCACTTAACCCAGCTCCTTACCCCTCCGTGGGACTGGGCTCCTCCTCACATCTCCTCCAACCTTCCCAGCACATGCTGCCCCAGGACATGTACAAGCCCAAACCTGTGCCAAGTGCAGGGCTAATTGAGAATCCCATGGGCCTAAAGCCTGCTAGGGGATCAGGGGGCTACAGCGGAGGGGCTACACCCACCCGGTCTTCATGCGACTGCCCCAACTGCCAGGAGCTGGAGAGGCTGGGAGCCTCTGCTGCATCCCTGAGGAAGAAACCAGTGCACAGCTGCCACATCCCGGGCTGTGGGAAAGTCTACGGCAAGGCCTCCCACCTGAAAGCCCACCTGCGCTGGCACACCGGCGAACGGCCCTTTGTTTGCAACTGGCTGTTCTGCGGGAAACGTTTCACCCGCTCTGATGAACTGGAGAGGCATGTGCGCACCCACACGCGGGAGAAGAAGTTCACCTGTCTACTGTGCAACAAGCGTTTCACACGCAGCGACCACCTCTCAAAGCATCAGAAGACCCACGCAGATTCTGCAATGCAGGGCAAAGCTGTAGCTGTGGAGGGAGACGCAGATTCTCGGAGTGAAGAGACCACAGAGCTCAACTCCAGCGCTGTACCTACCAATCCTGTCGCTGACCAAATCACCAACGGAGATGAGAAGACTGGCACGCCTAACGGGGTGGAGAACAGCAGTGGATTGTTGGAGATCTGA